One window of Acidobacteriaceae bacterium genomic DNA carries:
- a CDS encoding TonB-dependent receptor: protein MRNFHGARNAWMLTVLCASLLALMPARSASAQYRASIQGTVTDPSGAAIPGAQIVLTDTTNNHKQSAKSNGEGIYYLEALPADTFNLVASAPGFSSKTLTGVTIIPEQANTLNIQLALGTTSESVAVNAGSVPALDTTTANISGTITSDQIQHMPSFNRDVFQLASLAPGMFGDNSMASNGNENNLPAEQNGGEQASQGIFTKGELTPQVEGNGGENNTSLYLIDGIPTASASWAGSTVIVPQEDSVQYMKVTANAYDAEYGRFSGAVIQVTSNTGTNAYHGSLFFKADRPGLNAWQRWNGANSVDPANASKTPANRGLVRDPQRFNQFGGSVGGPILHNRLFAFFAYETLRNDSVTTGTGLFETPSIDASAPAGSIAAKYLTLPGGAPAATGVIQSSCSSSIGIPDGPYCKTVNGMMDIGSPLKTALGTHDKTWTSNQKPGVGSGLDGIPDLEEVATVNPSTFVGSQYNGRMDADVTKKDRLGFIIYWAPNTTTSYNGPARPSNFEYASDINNAFTALWNHTFSPTLLNEARVSAVGYRYNLVAQNPQGSFGLPTDTFTGVGSSEPAQFGESIPGVFNQWTYTYQDIATKALGRHSLKAGFQLSRVEFLDEPVSNAHPSFTFESFWDFLNDAPVTESGTFNPVTGTPELIRNDDRQNIAGVFVQDDFKVSPTLTINAGLRWNYFGTMSDKENNLSVFTPGPGSALLTGASLVKTGSLALAQKGNFGPQLGFAWSPAVYGSKVVLRGGFGINFEENQIAITRSGDANVPNALSFGPTTAFSPQIVYNTAPNINSPFGYPANPNAISAFDSNNVPTSAVVSVYAFDNNPKTATVYHYSLDTEMQLPANFVAALGYQGSSGHHLFYEMDLNAYAVVRGFALNPHINKINDFVNGANSNYNAMLATLKHNFSRSFQLETDYTWSKSMDEGSTSYNEDPYAPISIHDAYGRSDYNFQNNFRAFGLYQPTFFHEGWLHAFADGWSLGGTYEYHAGFPWTPTYPVTATGLVGGASAHLYYENSLYTSIRPAAYTGRGINHSTAAFESGPSTSNPNGHNVNFPTGTGGENYFTPPVYTAAPNSAPFTTPYAIPGPAMERNSFTGPSYQGVNVSLAKGFNIPPARVIGEHASLEFRVDAFNLFNFQELAGTPTTNITSTTFGENTGALDSRTVELQSRFSF, encoded by the coding sequence ATGCGGAATTTCCATGGCGCACGCAATGCATGGATGCTCACAGTGCTCTGCGCTTCCCTGCTGGCGCTGATGCCGGCACGCAGCGCGTCCGCTCAATACCGCGCGTCGATTCAAGGCACGGTTACCGACCCGTCAGGCGCGGCGATTCCCGGGGCTCAAATCGTGCTGACGGACACAACGAACAACCACAAGCAGAGCGCGAAGAGCAACGGCGAAGGTATTTATTATCTCGAGGCGCTGCCGGCAGACACCTTCAACCTGGTTGCGAGCGCTCCGGGCTTTTCGAGCAAGACGTTGACCGGCGTAACGATCATTCCTGAGCAGGCCAACACACTTAATATTCAACTGGCGCTCGGAACGACGAGCGAGTCTGTGGCGGTCAACGCCGGTAGCGTGCCGGCGCTCGATACGACGACGGCGAACATCAGCGGCACGATTACCAGTGATCAGATTCAGCACATGCCATCGTTCAACCGCGACGTCTTTCAGCTCGCGTCGCTTGCTCCGGGTATGTTCGGCGACAATTCGATGGCTTCGAATGGCAACGAGAATAACCTGCCAGCCGAGCAGAACGGCGGAGAACAGGCCAGCCAAGGTATTTTCACAAAGGGTGAGCTGACTCCGCAGGTGGAGGGCAATGGTGGCGAGAACAACACCAGCCTCTATTTGATTGACGGCATTCCGACCGCCAGCGCGAGCTGGGCTGGATCGACAGTCATCGTTCCGCAGGAAGACTCGGTCCAGTACATGAAGGTGACGGCCAACGCGTACGACGCCGAGTATGGACGCTTCAGCGGTGCGGTCATCCAGGTGACTTCGAACACCGGCACCAACGCTTATCACGGAAGCTTGTTCTTCAAAGCGGACCGTCCGGGCTTGAACGCCTGGCAACGGTGGAACGGCGCCAACTCAGTTGACCCCGCAAATGCGAGCAAAACTCCCGCCAATCGCGGCCTCGTCAGGGACCCGCAGCGTTTCAACCAGTTTGGCGGCAGTGTCGGCGGCCCCATTCTCCACAACAGGCTGTTCGCCTTTTTCGCGTATGAGACGCTCCGCAACGATTCCGTTACGACAGGTACCGGATTGTTTGAGACTCCCTCCATCGATGCTTCTGCTCCAGCCGGCAGCATCGCAGCGAAGTATCTGACTCTGCCCGGCGGTGCTCCGGCTGCGACGGGCGTTATCCAAAGCAGCTGCTCTTCGTCAATTGGGATTCCGGATGGCCCTTACTGCAAGACCGTAAATGGAATGATGGATATCGGGTCGCCGCTGAAGACGGCGCTCGGCACTCACGATAAAACGTGGACAAGCAACCAGAAGCCGGGTGTTGGAAGCGGCCTGGACGGAATCCCCGATCTCGAAGAGGTGGCTACGGTAAACCCGAGCACCTTCGTCGGATCGCAATACAACGGCCGCATGGACGCCGACGTTACAAAGAAAGACCGGTTGGGCTTCATCATCTACTGGGCGCCGAATACGACGACGAGCTACAACGGTCCGGCGCGGCCCTCCAACTTCGAATACGCCAGCGACATCAACAATGCTTTCACGGCGCTGTGGAATCACACCTTTTCTCCGACGCTGCTAAATGAGGCACGCGTCAGTGCTGTCGGATATCGCTATAACCTGGTCGCGCAGAATCCTCAAGGCAGCTTTGGCCTGCCTACAGACACCTTTACCGGGGTGGGATCGAGCGAGCCCGCGCAGTTTGGCGAGAGTATCCCGGGCGTGTTCAACCAATGGACCTACACCTATCAGGACATTGCTACCAAGGCCTTGGGTCGCCACAGCCTCAAGGCGGGATTCCAACTGAGTCGCGTCGAGTTTCTGGATGAACCGGTCTCGAACGCACACCCGTCGTTTACGTTCGAAAGCTTCTGGGATTTCCTCAATGACGCGCCGGTGACTGAATCGGGTACCTTCAACCCGGTCACCGGAACTCCAGAGCTAATCCGGAACGACGATCGACAGAATATTGCTGGTGTTTTTGTGCAGGATGACTTCAAGGTCAGTCCTACGTTGACGATTAACGCGGGCCTGCGCTGGAACTACTTCGGCACGATGAGCGACAAGGAAAACAACCTGTCCGTTTTCACTCCAGGTCCGGGTTCCGCATTGCTTACGGGCGCCAGCCTGGTTAAGACCGGCTCCCTGGCACTCGCCCAGAAGGGCAACTTCGGGCCGCAACTCGGTTTCGCGTGGAGCCCGGCTGTGTACGGCAGCAAGGTGGTTCTCCGCGGGGGCTTCGGTATCAACTTCGAAGAAAACCAGATTGCCATCACCCGCTCCGGGGACGCGAACGTGCCGAACGCTCTGAGCTTCGGGCCTACGACGGCATTCAGCCCGCAGATTGTTTACAACACCGCGCCAAACATCAACTCTCCATTCGGCTATCCAGCAAATCCCAACGCTATTTCCGCGTTCGACTCCAATAACGTTCCCACCTCTGCCGTCGTATCGGTCTACGCCTTCGATAACAATCCAAAGACGGCGACGGTCTATCACTACTCGCTGGATACCGAGATGCAATTGCCTGCCAACTTCGTGGCGGCGCTGGGTTATCAGGGCAGTTCCGGACACCACCTTTTTTACGAGATGGACCTGAACGCGTATGCGGTGGTTCGCGGCTTTGCATTGAACCCCCACATAAACAAGATCAATGATTTCGTGAATGGCGCCAACTCGAATTACAACGCGATGCTGGCCACCCTGAAGCATAATTTCAGCCGCAGCTTCCAGCTGGAGACCGATTACACATGGTCCAAGAGCATGGATGAGGGATCGACGTCCTACAACGAGGACCCATACGCGCCGATCAGCATTCACGACGCGTACGGTCGCTCGGACTATAACTTCCAGAATAATTTCCGCGCCTTTGGTCTGTACCAGCCGACTTTCTTCCATGAGGGCTGGCTGCACGCCTTCGCTGACGGCTGGTCACTCGGTGGCACGTATGAGTACCATGCGGGCTTCCCGTGGACGCCGACTTACCCGGTGACGGCGACCGGCCTGGTGGGCGGGGCGTCGGCTCATCTCTATTACGAGAACAGCCTCTATACGAGCATTCGGCCAGCAGCTTATACCGGCCGTGGAATAAATCACAGCACTGCAGCGTTTGAATCCGGGCCATCCACCAGCAATCCCAATGGTCACAATGTCAACTTCCCGACTGGCACCGGGGGCGAGAATTATTTCACGCCGCCGGTCTACACAGCCGCGCCTAACAGCGCACCATTTACAACACCCTACGCGATTCCCGGGCCGGCGATGGAACGCAATTCGTTTACCGGGCCGTCGTATCAGGGAGTCAACGTCAGTTTGGCCAAAGGATTCAATATTCCGCCGGCGCGCGTCATCGGAGAGCACGCCAGTCTAGAGTTCCGCGTAGACGCGTTCAACCTGTTCAACTTCCAGGAGCTTGCGGGCACTCCGACCACCAACATTACATCCACAACGTTCGGCGAGAATACAGGCGCACTTGATTCCCGCACTGTCGAACTGCAGTCGCGGTTCTCGTTCTAA
- a CDS encoding ROK family transcriptional regulator has translation MVPQTHSTFRTASNKMPRRVNTRLILDVLRKHQPVSRVDLARLSGLQPSTVSLIVEELVREHWLEEGEFVKGAMGRRPRLLSVSHDRCVIAIDIHPRQTTLAVVDITGTIVWQGQVESSPDPDQSVERLIAAVRDVRHKHADRTCAGIGICVPGRTDPAAEHLIFAPNLHWPILALKSRMQTATGLPVHMDNVANACALLEVWQSQNAEPHDLVVVEVSEGLGTGLYINGAIARGRGGMAGEFGHIPIEEKGIPCSCGNRGCWETVAAEPAAIRYYCEIVGRKPSLSFPELINLAATGDRDSIAALRTMARQLGKGMQMIAAALAPAEIIVVGDCTAAWDRMERAIEQEFRKHPLAQKVVLRPGMDAATARLRSAVPLVLTETLTGL, from the coding sequence ATGGTGCCCCAAACTCATTCGACGTTCAGGACGGCCTCCAACAAGATGCCGCGCCGCGTCAATACCAGGCTGATCCTGGACGTTCTGCGCAAACACCAACCAGTCTCTCGAGTAGATCTGGCACGCCTCTCCGGCTTGCAGCCAAGCACCGTGTCGCTCATTGTCGAAGAGCTTGTCCGCGAGCACTGGCTCGAAGAAGGCGAGTTCGTGAAAGGGGCGATGGGTCGCCGCCCACGGCTGCTGTCTGTTTCGCACGACCGTTGCGTCATCGCCATCGACATCCATCCACGACAGACGACCCTTGCCGTCGTCGACATCACAGGAACAATCGTCTGGCAGGGGCAGGTCGAGTCATCGCCTGACCCCGATCAGTCTGTCGAACGTCTGATCGCTGCTGTTCGCGACGTCCGGCACAAGCACGCCGATCGCACCTGCGCCGGCATCGGAATCTGCGTCCCGGGCCGCACCGATCCGGCCGCGGAGCATCTGATCTTCGCCCCCAATCTGCACTGGCCGATCCTTGCCCTGAAATCACGCATGCAGACTGCGACGGGACTGCCGGTTCATATGGATAACGTCGCGAACGCCTGCGCCTTGCTGGAGGTCTGGCAATCGCAAAACGCCGAACCACACGATCTCGTTGTCGTGGAAGTGTCTGAAGGTCTCGGAACCGGGCTCTATATCAACGGCGCCATCGCGCGTGGTCGCGGTGGAATGGCCGGCGAATTCGGCCACATTCCCATCGAAGAGAAGGGAATTCCGTGCAGTTGCGGCAATCGCGGCTGCTGGGAGACGGTTGCCGCTGAACCTGCCGCCATTCGCTACTACTGCGAAATTGTCGGCCGAAAACCCTCTCTGAGCTTTCCGGAACTTATCAACCTCGCTGCAACCGGCGACCGCGACTCCATCGCCGCGCTGCGCACGATGGCCAGGCAACTTGGCAAAGGCATGCAGATGATTGCAGCGGCACTCGCCCCGGCAGAGATCATTGTCGTTGGTGACTGCACAGCCGCATGGGACCGCATGGAACGCGCCATCGAGCAGGAGTTCCGAAAACACCCGCTCGCGCAAAAGGTGGTTCTGCGTCCAGGCATGGACGCCGCAACCGCGCGCCTTCGCAGCGCAGTTCCGCTCGTGCTCACGGAGACTCTTACTGGGCTCTGA
- a CDS encoding HoxN/HupN/NixA family nickel/cobalt transporter yields the protein MSFYRLLEPVLRGLLDDQPEGVRAKIAAIYGVLLAANVVAWVWAAIAFRHHPVLVGTAFLAYSFGLRHAVDADHIAAIDNVTRKLMQEGKRPVAVGLMFSLGHSTVVVAGSVAIAATAVALQHRFESFRSAGAVVGTLVSAFFLLVIAALNLVVLVSIWRTFVQVRQGEPYIAEDFDLLLGKRGFLGRLFRPAFALIRRSWHMYPLGLLFGLGFDTATEIGLLGISATEAAKGLSLWSILVFPVLFTAGMTLVDTTDNILMLKAYGWAFVKPVRKLYYNLTITFVSVVVALGVGGIEALGLIEDQFHFSGGTWGFVARLNEHFGLLGYCIIAIFVLSWLISAAAYKWMNLDNHALQAKQVIEDEIRAQ from the coding sequence ATGAGTTTCTACCGCCTTCTGGAACCCGTTTTGCGAGGTCTGCTTGACGATCAACCTGAGGGCGTAAGAGCGAAGATCGCGGCGATCTACGGTGTGCTCTTAGCTGCCAATGTTGTCGCCTGGGTGTGGGCTGCGATTGCGTTCCGCCACCATCCTGTTCTGGTGGGTACCGCGTTTCTCGCTTACAGTTTCGGCCTTCGCCATGCAGTCGACGCGGACCACATTGCGGCGATCGACAATGTCACTCGAAAACTGATGCAGGAGGGCAAGCGCCCGGTGGCAGTCGGGTTGATGTTTTCCCTTGGGCACTCGACTGTCGTTGTCGCGGGCTCCGTCGCGATTGCTGCCACAGCGGTCGCTTTGCAGCACCGATTCGAGAGCTTCAGATCCGCCGGAGCCGTCGTCGGGACCTTAGTTTCGGCTTTTTTCCTATTGGTGATCGCCGCGCTGAACTTGGTTGTTCTGGTCTCGATCTGGCGGACATTCGTTCAGGTCAGACAAGGCGAGCCGTACATTGCCGAGGACTTTGATCTGCTGCTGGGAAAGCGTGGATTTCTGGGTCGCCTGTTCAGACCCGCGTTCGCGCTAATCCGCCGCAGCTGGCACATGTACCCCCTCGGTCTGTTGTTCGGCCTTGGCTTCGATACTGCGACCGAGATCGGGCTGCTAGGCATATCCGCGACAGAAGCTGCCAAGGGCTTGTCGCTTTGGTCAATTCTGGTGTTTCCCGTGCTCTTTACTGCCGGAATGACGCTTGTCGATACAACAGACAACATTCTGATGCTCAAGGCATATGGATGGGCGTTCGTGAAACCAGTGCGCAAGCTCTACTACAACCTCACAATCACCTTCGTGTCCGTGGTCGTCGCTCTGGGGGTTGGGGGCATCGAAGCGCTTGGTTTGATCGAAGATCAGTTTCACTTTTCAGGGGGGACCTGGGGCTTCGTAGCGAGGCTGAATGAACACTTCGGGCTTCTCGGCTACTGCATCATTGCCATCTTCGTTCTCAGTTGGCTGATCTCAGCCGCCGCGTACAAATGGATGAATCTCGATAATCATGCACTGCAGGCTAAGCAAGTAATAGAAGACGAGATCAGAGCCCAGTAA
- a CDS encoding M3 family metallopeptidase produces the protein MTIRQSFLLLAPALLLSCFTIPTAAQLPAASANPDPLHAWIGAKSPADITAWISDRLAAEQKDVAALTAVTGPRTVENTLRPFDDAQNELAIAGDQAYLLYSLADAADMRDKAQAELNRISSAGTDLSLNQAVYRALAAVPLPTGSTKDDLATKHYIERSLLEYRLSGVDKDDATRARIHALQDKITSLSLDFGHNVANDVKKVAATKQELDGLPADYISRHKPNPDGSYTLTTDSPDMTPVEVFSTNPELRRRMYIAYHSRAYPANEPVLRDLLETREQLAHTLGYPTWADLATADQMIGSAANMKTFLDQVDAATKETSAREYKQLLAFAQKRQPGLTEISDSDAGYWTEQYRRATYDFDAQSVRPYFPYAQVEAGILATASKLFHVSFTRVPDAIVWDKSVTTYDVMDSGKRIGRIYLDMHPREGKDKWFSSGPVLPGIRGRQTPEGMLICNFSGGVAGDPGLMEYSEVVTFFHEFGHLMHHILGSQNEWSQQGGFNVEGDFVEAPSQMLEEMFRSYAVLAPFAKNYKTGETIPESLVAKMNAAGAYGRGNWVQSQLFYSTYSLQMHDQPAAQLKFDDIWREDHDRFLHTTFVPGSHDFAAFTHLVGYTSNYYTYVLDKVIAVDFFSQFDRRDLLNGPTAMRYRKTVLEPGATKPAAQLVKDFLGRPQSLDALKTWANVEFQQPQSKEGK, from the coding sequence ATGACGATCCGCCAGTCTTTTCTGCTGCTTGCCCCGGCTCTTCTCTTGTCGTGCTTCACGATCCCGACAGCGGCACAACTTCCCGCCGCATCCGCGAATCCAGATCCGCTGCATGCATGGATCGGAGCAAAATCCCCGGCCGACATCACCGCATGGATCAGCGATCGCCTCGCCGCAGAGCAGAAAGATGTAGCAGCCCTGACCGCCGTCACCGGCCCTCGCACCGTCGAGAACACTTTGCGCCCTTTTGACGATGCCCAGAATGAGCTCGCGATCGCCGGCGATCAGGCATATCTGCTCTACTCACTCGCGGACGCAGCCGACATGCGCGACAAAGCTCAGGCTGAGCTCAATCGCATCTCGTCAGCTGGCACCGATCTCAGCCTGAACCAGGCCGTCTATCGCGCGCTCGCCGCAGTTCCGCTGCCAACTGGATCCACCAAAGACGACCTCGCCACGAAACACTACATCGAGCGCTCGCTGCTCGAGTACAGGCTCTCGGGAGTCGATAAGGATGACGCGACGCGCGCCAGAATTCACGCCTTGCAAGACAAGATCACCTCTCTCTCGCTCGACTTCGGCCACAACGTCGCGAACGACGTGAAGAAGGTGGCCGCCACAAAGCAGGAACTCGATGGACTTCCGGCGGATTACATCAGCCGTCACAAGCCCAACCCCGACGGAAGCTACACCCTGACCACCGATTCGCCGGACATGACTCCGGTCGAGGTCTTTTCCACCAACCCCGAACTTCGCCGCCGCATGTACATCGCGTATCACTCGCGCGCCTATCCCGCGAACGAGCCCGTCCTCCGGGATCTGCTCGAGACCCGTGAACAGCTCGCGCACACGCTTGGCTACCCAACCTGGGCCGATCTCGCCACCGCAGATCAAATGATCGGCTCCGCAGCCAATATGAAGACGTTCCTCGACCAGGTGGACGCGGCAACCAAGGAAACATCCGCCCGCGAGTACAAGCAACTGCTCGCCTTCGCGCAGAAGCGTCAGCCCGGCCTCACTGAAATCTCAGACTCCGACGCAGGTTACTGGACCGAGCAATATCGCAGGGCAACCTACGATTTCGATGCCCAGTCTGTCCGTCCCTACTTCCCATACGCGCAGGTCGAAGCCGGAATTCTCGCGACCGCCTCAAAGCTCTTCCACGTAAGCTTCACCCGCGTCCCCGACGCAATCGTTTGGGACAAATCCGTAACCACCTACGACGTCATGGATAGCGGCAAGCGCATCGGCCGTATCTATCTCGACATGCACCCGAGAGAAGGGAAGGACAAGTGGTTCTCGTCCGGTCCCGTCCTTCCCGGCATTCGCGGCCGCCAAACCCCTGAGGGCATGTTGATCTGCAACTTCTCCGGCGGTGTTGCCGGCGACCCCGGACTAATGGAGTACAGCGAAGTCGTCACCTTCTTCCATGAGTTCGGCCACCTGATGCACCACATTCTCGGCAGCCAGAACGAGTGGTCGCAGCAGGGCGGCTTCAACGTAGAAGGCGATTTCGTCGAAGCTCCATCGCAGATGCTCGAAGAGATGTTCCGCAGTTATGCCGTGCTCGCTCCTTTCGCAAAGAACTACAAGACCGGCGAGACCATCCCCGAGTCCCTCGTCGCAAAGATGAACGCCGCCGGAGCCTACGGTCGCGGCAACTGGGTGCAGTCGCAGCTTTTCTACTCAACCTATTCGCTGCAGATGCATGACCAGCCTGCCGCGCAGTTGAAGTTCGACGACATCTGGCGCGAGGATCACGACCGCTTCCTCCACACCACCTTTGTCCCCGGAAGTCATGACTTCGCCGCATTCACGCATCTGGTCGGCTACACCTCGAACTACTACACCTACGTGCTCGATAAAGTCATTGCAGTAGACTTCTTCTCGCAGTTCGATCGCCGCGATCTCCTGAACGGCCCGACAGCCATGCGCTACCGCAAGACCGTGCTCGAACCCGGCGCCACGAAACCTGCCGCGCAGCTTGTCAAAGACTTCCTCGGCCGGCCGCAAAGCCTTGACGCGCTGAAGACCTGGGCTAACGTAGAGTTCCAACAGCCGCAAAGCAAGGAAGGGAAGTAG
- a CDS encoding isoaspartyl peptidase/L-asparaginase translates to MQSRRLVQVAVAGILLGTAFACLAQSNERAPLVTQAPPGKWAIVLHGGAGVIQRSSMTPERDKAYRAGMDVAVRAAAKVLDANGSAVDTVEAALIKLEDNPLFNAGKGAVFTADGKNELDAAIMDGKTMEAGAVAEVTRTKNPISLAKAVMLKSPHVMLVGAGADQFAASVGLTQVDPSYFFTEQRWQGLVRQLKKEGRPIPPRPAGAPPEPTKPIAQLETPDTHKWGTTGIVVRDRQGNIAAGTTTGGVQGKRWGRVGDSPIIGAGTYASNQSCGVSATGTGEYFIRLTVARTICALVQYKGMRLQDAADEVIQKQLSPLQNNRQGDAEGGVIAMTPDGATTHPACSAHASSKAAKSRWAFTKTNPRNIPATR, encoded by the coding sequence ATGCAAAGCAGGCGCCTGGTGCAGGTCGCTGTTGCAGGAATCCTGCTCGGAACCGCGTTCGCCTGTCTCGCTCAGTCAAACGAGCGCGCTCCGCTCGTGACACAAGCGCCTCCCGGCAAGTGGGCGATCGTCCTGCACGGCGGAGCCGGCGTCATTCAGCGCAGCTCCATGACGCCCGAGCGCGACAAAGCCTATCGCGCCGGCATGGACGTAGCAGTGCGCGCGGCCGCGAAGGTGCTCGACGCGAATGGCTCCGCGGTCGACACCGTCGAGGCCGCGCTCATCAAGCTCGAGGACAATCCGCTCTTCAATGCAGGCAAAGGCGCCGTCTTCACCGCCGATGGCAAGAATGAGCTCGACGCCGCCATCATGGACGGCAAGACCATGGAGGCCGGCGCCGTCGCCGAAGTTACGCGCACAAAGAACCCCATCTCGCTCGCCAAAGCCGTCATGCTCAAGAGTCCTCACGTGATGCTCGTCGGCGCCGGTGCCGATCAGTTCGCCGCCAGCGTCGGGCTCACCCAGGTCGACCCCAGCTACTTCTTCACCGAACAGCGCTGGCAAGGTCTGGTTCGTCAGCTCAAAAAAGAAGGACGGCCGATTCCTCCTCGTCCCGCAGGCGCGCCGCCCGAACCAACCAAACCCATCGCCCAGCTTGAAACTCCCGACACCCACAAGTGGGGAACAACCGGAATCGTAGTTCGCGATCGCCAGGGCAACATCGCCGCCGGCACAACCACCGGTGGCGTGCAGGGCAAGCGCTGGGGTCGCGTCGGCGACTCACCCATCATCGGCGCAGGAACCTACGCCTCCAATCAATCCTGCGGCGTCTCCGCTACCGGCACCGGCGAATACTTCATCCGCCTCACCGTCGCGCGCACCATCTGCGCCCTCGTTCAGTACAAAGGCATGCGCCTGCAGGATGCCGCCGACGAGGTCATCCAGAAGCAGCTATCACCTCTACAAAACAACCGGCAGGGAGATGCAGAAGGCGGCGTCATCGCCATGACACCCGACGGAGCTACAACTCACCCGGCATGTTCCGCGCACGCCTCGTCGAAGGCGGCGAAATCCAGATGGGCATTTACAAAGACGAACCCTAGAAATATTCCAGCAACTCGCTGA
- a CDS encoding HAD hydrolase-like protein translates to MQSRRSAPARKAARQTLLIDADDTLWENNIYFEQAITSFISYLDHRVHSPEEVRERLNMCERVTIAKHGYGLKSFRRSLIECFEQLSDGPVTAEKHERIVSFTNAIASQEIELLAGVEETLRELGARHRLILVTKGNPDEQHDKVDRSGLRDSFAAVEVPHEKTAAMYSELAVRHDCDPANTWMIGNSPRSDINPALAAGLGAVFIPHDFTWVLEHEVVEAPADAEKLLELKSFSELLEYF, encoded by the coding sequence GTGCAGTCCAGACGCTCTGCGCCGGCACGAAAGGCTGCGCGGCAGACGCTGCTGATCGATGCGGATGACACGCTCTGGGAGAACAATATCTATTTCGAACAGGCGATCACGTCGTTCATCTCGTACCTGGACCACCGTGTGCATAGTCCGGAGGAGGTGCGGGAGCGCCTGAATATGTGTGAGCGAGTCACGATCGCGAAGCATGGATACGGACTGAAGAGCTTTCGGCGTTCTCTCATCGAGTGCTTCGAGCAGCTATCGGATGGGCCGGTTACGGCGGAGAAACATGAGCGCATTGTCTCGTTCACGAACGCGATCGCGTCGCAGGAGATTGAACTGCTTGCGGGGGTCGAGGAGACGCTGCGCGAACTAGGCGCGCGGCATCGGCTGATCCTGGTGACGAAGGGGAATCCGGACGAGCAGCACGATAAGGTGGACCGCTCCGGGCTGCGGGATTCGTTTGCGGCGGTTGAAGTGCCGCATGAGAAGACGGCGGCGATGTACAGCGAGCTGGCGGTTCGGCACGACTGCGATCCGGCGAATACGTGGATGATTGGCAACTCGCCGCGCTCCGACATCAATCCGGCGCTGGCTGCAGGGTTGGGTGCGGTGTTTATCCCGCATGACTTTACGTGGGTGCTGGAACACGAGGTGGTGGAGGCTCCGGCGGATGCGGAAAAGCTGCTGGAGCTTAAGAGCTTCAGCGAGTTGCTGGAATATTTCTAG
- a CDS encoding response regulator, whose amino-acid sequence MNFPVESLSTGPATSDNSAREQTGQATPSRDRSKILCIGDDPLLLFSRRLVLERNGYLVVTLRSDELPDEEQLRSFDLIVLCHSIPDKVAGHILEVLWRVTPETPVLLVSRFDLYAPAGPHHIGVPPHPEALLGTVAEQLAAHNKSGTRQQSAG is encoded by the coding sequence ATGAATTTCCCTGTCGAGAGCCTCTCGACCGGGCCGGCAACATCCGACAACAGCGCCCGAGAGCAGACCGGCCAAGCCACGCCGTCACGCGACCGCTCCAAAATTCTTTGTATCGGCGACGATCCGTTACTCCTGTTTTCGCGTCGTCTTGTGCTCGAAAGGAACGGATATCTCGTCGTGACTTTGCGAAGTGACGAGCTTCCGGATGAGGAGCAACTCCGCAGCTTCGATCTCATCGTGCTCTGCCACTCAATCCCGGATAAGGTCGCCGGTCACATCCTGGAAGTCCTTTGGCGCGTGACACCCGAGACCCCCGTGCTGCTCGTCTCCCGGTTCGATCTATACGCTCCTGCCGGCCCCCATCACATCGGAGTTCCGCCTCATCCGGAAGCCTTGCTGGGCACTGTCGCGGAACAACTTGCGGCTCACAATAAATCTGGAACTCGCCAGCAGAGCGCGGGATAG